CGGCGGCGTTGAGCCGCAGCAGTTGTTCCCGAACGCGTTGCGCGTGCGCGTGCGCGAGCGCGAACCCGGCGTCGTTGGCCAGCGCCCCCAGGTCGGCGGCGTGGTTGTAGAGCCGTTCGAGCTCGACCAGCAGCGCCCGCAGCCGGTGCACCCCGTCGGGAAGCTCGATGGCGAGCGCGTCTTCGATGGCGAGGCAGTGGGCGAGCGCATGCGCAACGGAGGTGTCGCCGCTGACCCGTTCCGCCACGTCGACTGCACCGCCGGCCGGCCGGCCCTCGAACAGCTTCTCCACGCCCCGGTGGACGAACCACAGTCTGGCCTTGAGGCGCAGCACGGTTTCGCCGGCGACGGAGAAGCGGAAATGCCCGGGTTCGATCAGCCCCGCGTGCACGGGACCCACCGGGATCTCGTACACCCCGGGTCCCTCGACGGTGACGAACGGAAAGTGGCGGCTGCCATCGAATTCGGGCACCGGCTGCGCCGTGCGGCGCATGGGATACCAATCCTCGGGCCAGTGGGCATGCCGAACCAGGCGGCGCGGTTTGGGATGGCCGACGCAACGGATCCCGTACAGGTCCGCCATTTCGCGCTCGAACCGGCCGGCCGGAAACGACAGATAGGCCAGCGATCGAACCGCCGGGTCATCCTTGGGCACTACACATTCGAGCTCGATGCGGCGATCCGGCCGGCCGGCAAGGAACAGGTAGACCACGCGAAAGGCGGCGGGGTCGGGGTCCTCGTGCGCGGCGACCAGGCCCAGCCGAAACCCTTTGCCCAGCAAGTCTTCTGCCGTC
This genomic interval from Mycobacterium sp. SMC-2 contains the following:
- a CDS encoding NADH-quinone oxidoreductase subunit C, which translates into the protein MRREWQLHRLPQDRLAETAEDLLGKGFRLGLVAAHEDPDPAAFRVVYLFLAGRPDRRIELECVVPKDDPAVRSLAYLSFPAGRFEREMADLYGIRCVGHPKPRRLVRHAHWPEDWYPMRRTAQPVPEFDGSRHFPFVTVEGPGVYEIPVGPVHAGLIEPGHFRFSVAGETVLRLKARLWFVHRGVEKLFEGRPAGGAVDVAERVSGDTSVAHALAHCLAIEDALAIELPDGVHRLRALLVELERLYNHAADLGALANDAGFALAHAHAQRVREQLLRLNAAVTGHRLLRGAVRPGAVALRELPDVAALRRIAADVAEIAELTLRNTVVYDRFAGTAVLHQEDAHALGCLGYVARASGIRTDARLEHPTTPLPVTETGAAAGDALARYTVRRDEFAASTELACHLIESHSGPTEYAETPPAPRAPRSGIGIVEGWRGTIVHRVETDAANRITRAKIVDPSWFNWPALPVAMADTIVPDFPLANKSFNQSYAGNDL